The sequence below is a genomic window from Humulus lupulus chromosome 3, drHumLupu1.1, whole genome shotgun sequence.
GTGTTAATCTCAATATGCTTCACCAAAAGTATTTTCTGGTTTACGAATTGATTTTTGCTTGAATGGGTCTTCAATTTGTTGAGCTTAGGATTCTTGGTTGAatcttgttgttgattgaatcTAAGGATGTCGAATTTGAGAGACCTgcgatttttctattttttatttgtgAATATGAAGATATGAAATCAAGAGTTTTTTATTATGATTTCAAggtttttgaatttgaatttatttattttttattgtgaaTCTATGTTTGAATTTTGCTTTAGTttcaatttgattttttttaaattaggctaatgttttaattagtttttttttaattttaaaatcactttaatttattttaaaatctattttaaatatttaattcattcttaatttaataaaactaggggtattttagtcatatttaaaaaatattttaccaAAATTGGGCTTAGGCTActcttttgttccattttgcaaaacgtagggtcaaaattatcatttaacaaaacacatatTCTGATCGGTAacttttacaaaacacaagggcCAAAATGATATTTACCCTTCATCAATTCCTATATTTCTGACCTCTTGCTTTTCCATTTTAAGAGCAATGTACTCTTTTTACACTTCTATACTGTACCTACTCCTAATtatcaatttttcttttttttttccttcaaaacaTTATAAAATGTCCATTTTTTCCATTAACATTCCAATTATTACCTTTATATTTTCAGTACAATAAAATCATTATTCTCACACTTTATATTTTTGGTACAAACATCTTATCATAAAAATAAtgacaaaataatatttaaaatatattgcATATTGTAAGCATTGcaaaataaatattatcataAATTCATACTACGGAATGCTAAATAGAAATATGATATTTCCAAAGCTTCAAAATTAAAATACTTCTAACAAACATGTGCTAATTACTCTATGTCTTCGGTCTGATCATGAATCAATTTTGGGTCTTGGTAATATATTTTTTCACTTGAAGTTCCTTCATATTGTATTCCTTGACTAAATGTTGAATTTGATtacaataaaaatattataaattgaGTTATCAATCTTGCAGGagtttaaatttatatatatatatatatatatacttatacatAAATAGTGCAAATGACAATAAATAGTAATTAGCTTGAGTATTGTACATAGTTGGATTCTAAAAATTTGGTCTAAAATTGCAAATTCTGAAGACTGAAAGTAAGCTCCATCCAATTATTTGAAACCCATCACCTCACTTAAAAGTGATGAATAAGGTGTTAACATTTGCATATGTTGTTCctcaaattaaaattttattataaatcaaTTTCATTATAAACATAAATTGAAATATGAACTTAGAAAGTAAATACTATTATAAACTTCACGTTTAAGGTTCTTTTTTCTTGCATATCATCTACCACACATTCTTTGGTTGAAATTGAGGAGATATGTTTTCCTTTCTTAGCTATATCATCCACAACCCCTTCTTTGGTTGTAATAATCATTAAGAAATACTATAAAAAGAgtatattttagttttaaaatataaattaaaaagttCAAAAATACATTAAAGTTAGCAATACCTTAATTCTATTTCTTTAGGTCTTGACTTTCTTATCTTGCACTTTTTTCTTCATAGAAATAAGTTTCTCAATCCAAGAGACTTTATGCTTTTTTGGTGGTCGTCCATGTCTTCGTACAACCATAGGACTATGAATTGCATTACCTTCTTTCTTATCACAATTTTTTCCTTTTGATTGCAATTCATTCATCACATTCCAAAATGTTTCACAATGCTCATCACATTCAGCAGCCCAATTAGCGACTTCATAAAATTTTGTTTGCAACTTATCATATCGTCGAGTTTCAAATCTTCCACTCCATTCATTATAGTTGACCTTGATTCTTGTATGGCATCGTTTTATATCTTTCCTCCACCGTGGTACAATATACTTTCCTGGCACAATTTTGACATGTTCTTGTATCAAAACCGATAATGCATGCCTACAaaggattttgaattcaaatAGTCGACAAGCACATTTTACCTCACATGTCTCATTATTGAACTGAACATTATAAGTCATTTCTTTTTGTTTATCTCCAATAAATAAAGTCCCAGTTACATAATAGGCACCATCTTTCTCACCTTTACAAGAAACATTACAATATAGCTTCCCAGTTAGCTCTTTTTGTAATTCTTAA
It includes:
- the LOC133824012 gene encoding protein FAR1-RELATED SEQUENCE 2-like → MNLKKNEETFSMSLIFERMCLIDLYEERHRWVPAFVKETFSAGEKDGAYYVTGTLFIGDKQKEMTYNVQFNNETCEVKCACRLFEFKILCRHALSVLIQEHVKIVPGKYIVPRWRKDIKRCHTRIKVNYNEWSGRFETRRYDKLQTKFYEVANWAAECDEHCETFWNVMNELQSKGKNCDKKEGNAIHSPMVVRRHGRPPKKHKVSWIEKLISMKKKVQDKKVKT